In Hwangdonia lutea, a single window of DNA contains:
- a CDS encoding GSCFA domain-containing protein — MKLQTEIPLQPQQHNQIDYNSSVLLLGSCFVENIGKKLDYFKFKNLQNPFGILFHPKAIETLITNAINEKEYTESDIFFHNEQWHSFNAHSKLSQPLKEGLLKDLNKEIKSTNQQIHDATHIIVTLGTAWIYRHIKTNTLVANCHKVPQKKFLKELLVVDEITESLQSIITRIRSVNKKVSIIFTVSPVRHIKDGFIENTQSKAHLIAAIHQVVEPRNHLHYFPSYEIMMDELRDYRFYNEDMLHPNQTAINYIWDKFQNVWVSKEASKIMGDVDSIQKGLLHKPFNQKSEAHQKFLQNLEVKKVRLQKKIPHIKF; from the coding sequence ATGAAACTTCAAACCGAAATACCACTTCAACCACAACAGCATAATCAAATAGATTATAACTCTAGTGTATTGTTGTTAGGCTCGTGTTTTGTTGAAAATATAGGTAAAAAACTGGATTACTTCAAATTCAAAAATCTTCAAAATCCTTTCGGTATTTTATTTCATCCAAAAGCAATTGAAACCCTAATCACTAATGCCATAAATGAAAAAGAATATACTGAAAGCGATATCTTTTTTCACAACGAGCAATGGCATAGTTTTAATGCGCATTCAAAGTTAAGCCAGCCTTTGAAGGAAGGTCTGTTAAAGGATTTAAACAAAGAAATTAAATCCACAAATCAACAAATCCACGACGCAACACACATCATCGTTACGTTAGGAACCGCTTGGATTTATAGACATATTAAAACAAATACACTGGTGGCCAATTGCCACAAAGTGCCACAAAAAAAGTTTTTAAAAGAATTGTTGGTTGTTGATGAAATTACAGAATCTTTACAATCAATTATCACACGTATCAGAAGTGTTAATAAAAAAGTCTCTATTATTTTTACCGTATCGCCGGTACGCCATATTAAAGATGGATTTATTGAAAACACACAAAGCAAAGCCCATTTAATTGCTGCTATTCATCAAGTTGTTGAGCCAAGAAACCATCTTCATTATTTTCCATCTTATGAAATTATGATGGACGAACTGCGTGATTATCGTTTTTATAATGAAGATATGTTGCATCCCAATCAAACGGCCATCAATTATATTTGGGATAAGTTTCAAAATGTTTGGGTATCAAAAGAAGCCTCGAAAATCATGGGCGACGTTGATAGTATTCAAAAAGGATTATTGCATAAACCCTTCAACCAAAAATCAGAAGCACATCAAAAATTCCTTCAAAATTTAGAAGTAAAGAAAGTTCGGCTCCAAAAAAAAATTCCTCATATAAAGTTTTAG
- the alaS gene encoding alanine--tRNA ligase → MKSQDIRSKFLGFFKEKKHSIVPSAPMVLKDDPTLMFVNSGMAPFKEYFLGNAKPKNNRVADSQKCLRVSGKHNDLEEVGYDTYHHTLFEMLGNWSFGDYFKKEAIAWAWELLVDVYGIDKDILYVTVFEGSDDADKLPMDTEAYDFWKQYISEDRILTGNKKDNFWEMGDQGPCGPCSEIHVDIRSAEEKAKVDGKDLVNMDHPQVVEIWNLVFMQYNRKANGSLENLPEKHIDTGMGFERLCMVLQGVQSNYDTDVFTPIIREIETITNKNYGKDETTDIAIRVISDHVRAVAFSIADGQLPSNTGAGYVIRRILRRAVRYGFTFLDKKEPFIYRLVDVLSSKMGEAFPELIAQKQLIENVIKEEEQSFLRTLDQGLILLNRIVDETKGDTVSGEKAFELYDTYGFPIDLTALILSEKGLKLDEKGFDEQLQKQKNRSRAASEMSTDDWTILNDDAVEEFVGYDTLEANVKLTKYRKVSSKKDGDMYQLVFNLTPFYPEGGGQVGDKGYLEDAHGDVVYILDTKKENNVIIHFAKNLPKHLNETFKAVVDAKQRYRTECNHTATHLLHQALREVLGDHVEQKGSAVHSKYLRFDFSHFSKLTAEQLRDVENFVNSRIEGKLPLIEKRNIAKEEALADGAMSLFGEKYGDTVRSVRFGQSIELCGGTHVKNTADIWHFKIISEGAVAAGIRRIEAITNDAVKDYYSENNRAYFEMKELLNNAKEPVKALQNLQEENASLKKEIEALLKAKAKNIKAELKNELQEINGIRFLAKKLDLDAAGLKDVAFELGSQFDNLFLLFATEQNGKALLSCYISKELVASKGLNAGQVVRELGKFIQGGGGGQPFFATAGGKKPDGIDEALAEATGFIK, encoded by the coding sequence ATGAAGTCACAAGATATCCGATCAAAATTTTTAGGTTTTTTTAAAGAAAAGAAACATAGCATTGTGCCGTCTGCCCCCATGGTTTTAAAAGACGACCCCACATTAATGTTTGTAAACTCTGGTATGGCGCCTTTTAAAGAATATTTTTTAGGGAATGCTAAGCCCAAAAACAATAGGGTAGCCGATAGCCAAAAATGTCTGCGGGTTTCTGGGAAGCATAACGATTTAGAAGAGGTTGGTTACGATACATACCACCATACTTTATTTGAAATGTTAGGCAACTGGAGCTTTGGCGATTACTTTAAAAAGGAAGCCATAGCTTGGGCTTGGGAGCTTTTAGTGGATGTTTATGGTATTGATAAAGACATTTTATACGTTACTGTTTTTGAAGGAAGTGATGATGCCGATAAGCTGCCCATGGACACCGAAGCATATGATTTTTGGAAACAATACATTTCTGAAGACCGCATTTTAACAGGGAATAAAAAGGATAATTTCTGGGAAATGGGCGACCAAGGCCCTTGTGGACCATGTAGCGAAATTCATGTTGATATTCGCTCTGCAGAAGAAAAAGCCAAGGTAGACGGTAAAGATTTGGTAAACATGGATCATCCGCAAGTGGTTGAAATATGGAATTTGGTATTTATGCAATACAACCGAAAAGCCAACGGCAGTTTGGAAAACCTTCCTGAAAAACATATCGATACCGGCATGGGCTTCGAGCGTCTTTGTATGGTTTTGCAGGGTGTACAATCTAATTACGATACCGATGTGTTTACGCCCATAATTCGAGAAATTGAAACCATAACCAATAAAAATTATGGGAAGGATGAAACGACCGATATTGCCATTCGTGTAATTTCAGATCACGTTCGTGCGGTAGCGTTTTCAATAGCCGATGGACAGTTGCCAAGTAACACGGGTGCCGGCTACGTTATTCGAAGAATTTTACGTCGTGCCGTGCGTTACGGATTTACTTTTCTCGATAAAAAGGAACCCTTTATTTACCGATTAGTTGATGTTTTAAGCAGTAAAATGGGAGAGGCTTTTCCTGAATTAATAGCTCAAAAACAACTTATTGAAAATGTTATTAAAGAAGAAGAACAATCGTTTTTAAGAACTTTGGATCAGGGATTGATATTGTTAAATCGTATTGTTGATGAAACCAAAGGCGATACTGTTTCTGGCGAAAAAGCTTTCGAATTGTACGATACCTACGGTTTCCCCATAGATTTAACGGCTTTGATTCTTTCTGAAAAAGGATTGAAATTAGATGAAAAAGGTTTTGATGAGCAATTGCAAAAACAAAAAAACCGTTCGCGTGCAGCTAGTGAAATGTCTACCGATGATTGGACCATTTTAAATGACGATGCCGTCGAGGAATTTGTAGGTTACGACACACTTGAAGCTAATGTAAAGTTAACCAAATACAGAAAAGTATCCTCCAAAAAGGATGGCGATATGTATCAATTGGTTTTCAATTTAACACCGTTTTATCCCGAAGGTGGAGGGCAAGTTGGCGATAAAGGCTACTTGGAAGATGCCCACGGCGATGTGGTTTATATTTTAGATACCAAAAAGGAAAACAACGTTATTATTCATTTTGCCAAAAATCTTCCCAAGCATTTAAATGAAACTTTTAAGGCTGTGGTAGATGCCAAACAGCGCTACCGAACCGAGTGCAATCACACGGCCACACACTTGTTACATCAAGCTTTAAGAGAGGTTTTGGGCGACCATGTCGAGCAAAAAGGAAGTGCCGTACACTCCAAGTATTTGCGATTCGACTTTTCTCATTTTTCAAAATTAACCGCAGAGCAATTACGCGATGTTGAAAATTTTGTAAATAGCCGAATTGAAGGGAAACTACCGCTCATCGAAAAACGAAATATCGCTAAGGAAGAAGCGCTCGCAGATGGCGCCATGAGCTTGTTTGGCGAAAAATATGGCGACACGGTGCGTTCTGTTCGTTTTGGGCAATCCATCGAGCTTTGTGGCGGCACACACGTAAAAAACACTGCAGATATCTGGCATTTTAAAATTATATCAGAAGGTGCCGTGGCGGCTGGAATACGTCGTATCGAAGCTATTACAAACGATGCGGTAAAAGATTATTATTCTGAGAACAATCGGGCTTATTTTGAAATGAAAGAATTGCTTAACAATGCCAAAGAACCTGTAAAAGCATTGCAGAATTTACAAGAAGAGAATGCAAGTCTTAAAAAGGAAATTGAAGCGTTATTAAAAGCTAAGGCAAAAAATATAAAGGCCGAACTTAAAAACGAATTGCAAGAAATAAATGGGATTCGGTTTTTAGCTAAAAAGTTAGATTTGGATGCTGCCGGTTTAAAAGATGTCGCGTTCGAATTAGGGAGTCAGTTTGATAATTTATTTTTATTATTTGCCACCGAGCAAAACGGAAAAGCATTGTTATCCTGCTATATTTCAAAAGAATTGGTAGCAAGTAAGGGTTTAAATGCGGGACAAGTGGTAAGAGAATTGGGTAAATTTATTCAAGGCGGCGGCGGCGGACAACCATTTTTCGCAACTGCTGGTGGGAAGAAACCAGATGGCATTGATGAGGCTTTAGCTGAAGCTACGGGCTTTATAAAATAA